A DNA window from Trichosurus vulpecula isolate mTriVul1 chromosome 2, mTriVul1.pri, whole genome shotgun sequence contains the following coding sequences:
- the TMEM45B gene encoding transmembrane protein 45B produces MANFKGHALPGSFFLLIGIWWSLKYSFRYTSQKGKNRKLNYYYQKIEIIDGGVRVFFAAVGILAEQFVPDGPHMHLYNDQDWIKLMNWQHCTMYLFYGLSGLMDMLTFLFPVIPLGLDRLLLALAAITEGMLFYYHVHGRPPLDQHIHLLLLFTLVGGAITTFIEIFLRDNIVLELFRCSLAIAHGTWFWQIGFVLFPPSGGPAWDQTSHDNIMFITMCFCWHYLAAMIIVAINYSLVCGIVNRLKRSRGEESIGIQKLISGSNPQEALLNDTDEE; encoded by the exons ATGGCAAACTTCAAGGGCCATGCCCTCCCAGGGAGTTTCTTCTTACTGATTGGGATCTGGTGGTCACTGAAATACTCATTCAGATACACAagtcagaaaggaaaaaacagaaagcTGAACTACTACTATCAGAAGATCGAGATCATCGATGGAGGGGTCAGAGTCTTCTTTGCTGCAGTTG GGATCCTTGCAGAGCAGTTTGTTCCAGATGGGCCCCACATGCACCTATACAATGACCAAGACTGGATCAAATTGATGAACTGGCAGCACTGCACCATGTATCTGTTCTATGGGCTCTCTGGCCTCATGGACATGCTCACTTTTCTCTTCCCTGTTATCCCTCTGGGGCTGGACCGGCTTCTGTTGGCATTGGCTGCAATCACAGAAG GTATGCTCTTCTATTATCATGTCCATGGTCGGCCACCATTGGACCAGCACATCCACCTTCTCCTGCTATTTACGCTTGTTGGAGGAGCCATTACCACCTTCATTGAAATTTTCCTCAGGGACAATATTGTTCTGGAGCTCTTCCGATGCAGCCTTGCTATTGCCCACGGCACCTGGTTCTGGCAG ATTGGCTTTGTGCTGTTTCCACCTTCTGGGGGTCCTGCATGGGACCAAACATCTCATGATAACATCATGTTTATCACCATGTGTTTCTGCTGGCACTACCTGGCTGCTATGATCATTGTAGCCATCAACTACTCTCTGGTTTGTGG TATAGTAAATCGGTTGAAGAGATCCAGAGGTGAAGAAAGCATTGGGATTCAAAAGCTGATATCAGGTTCCAACCCTCAGGAAGCACTTCTGAATGACACAGATGAGGAGTGA